Proteins encoded within one genomic window of Companilactobacillus sp.:
- a CDS encoding hydrolase, whose protein sequence is MIKQFKLETLFFTGLMFVSLTGYTANVYADADKGDHVESTVSISDAIKGNHLNTDKDEIKLNKKVSLPGKKEFMPGIKGSEKDFKMKDVAATQPEPEVQPVQEATPQPVAQTVEQPAEQTAQVQQTAQPATTTQSVGTFKVSFYDPAVLGSNMGYDGIAANLSVLPRGTRVKITTAQGDVWYRTVNDTGTFAYSNPQQIDVAMPNSAVPSYGITSATVEIIG, encoded by the coding sequence TTGATTAAGCAATTTAAATTAGAAACCTTATTTTTTACAGGATTAATGTTCGTTAGTTTGACTGGATATACAGCTAATGTATATGCAGACGCTGACAAAGGAGATCACGTAGAAAGCACTGTAAGTATTTCAGATGCTATTAAGGGGAACCATTTAAATACTGATAAAGACGAAATCAAATTAAATAAAAAAGTTTCGTTACCAGGTAAGAAAGAATTCATGCCTGGCATCAAGGGTAGTGAGAAAGATTTCAAGATGAAAGATGTCGCCGCTACTCAACCAGAACCAGAAGTTCAACCAGTTCAAGAAGCAACCCCACAACCAGTTGCTCAAACTGTCGAACAACCTGCAGAACAAACTGCACAAGTACAACAAACAGCACAACCAGCTACAACTACTCAATCGGTTGGAACATTTAAAGTAAGTTTCTATGATCCAGCTGTATTAGGTTCAAATATGGGTTATGACGGTATTGCCGCTAACCTTAGCGTGCTTCCTCGAGGAACACGTGTAAAAATTACTACTGCACAAGGGGACGTGTGGTATAGAACTGTTAATGATACAGGTACATTTGCCTATTCAAACCCACAACAAATTGACGTGGCAATGCCAAACAGTGCCGTACCATCATACGGTATAACATCAGCAACAGTTGAAATTATTGGATAG
- a CDS encoding NADPH-dependent FMN reductase gives MSKKIAVLVGSLRKGSFSKQIAKNLMKEFPEGYDSEIIEIGNLPLYNEDIDTEDSVPAEYTTFRNKMKEFDAVLFVTPEYNRSVPANLKNAIDVGSRPYGQSIWDRKPAAVVSVSPGAISGFGANHHLRQSLVFLNMPVVQQPEAYIGNVTNLLDDNGNVDDRTLGFLKSIDDALVDLINRFDD, from the coding sequence ATGTCTAAAAAAATCGCGGTTTTAGTTGGTAGTTTACGTAAAGGATCATTTTCAAAGCAAATTGCTAAGAACTTGATGAAAGAATTCCCTGAAGGATACGATTCAGAGATCATCGAGATTGGCAACTTGCCACTTTACAACGAGGATATTGATACAGAAGATAGCGTACCTGCTGAATACACTACTTTCAGAAATAAAATGAAGGAATTTGATGCAGTCTTGTTTGTAACTCCTGAATACAATCGTTCAGTTCCTGCAAACTTGAAGAACGCTATTGATGTTGGTTCACGTCCTTACGGCCAAAGCATCTGGGATAGAAAGCCTGCCGCTGTTGTTAGTGTATCTCCTGGTGCTATCAGTGGATTTGGTGCTAATCACCACTTACGTCAATCATTAGTATTCTTAAATATGCCAGTTGTTCAACAACCAGAAGCATATATTGGAAACGTTACTAACTTGCTTGATGATAATGGCAACGTTGACGATCGAACTCTTGGCTTCCTCAAGAGCATTGACGATGCCTTAGTTGACTTGATCAACCGTTTTGATGACTAA